Within Acinetobacter sp. LoGeW2-3, the genomic segment TAAAATGGTGCCAATCCCGGTAATAAAAATCGTGAGATTGGGATCAAACCCCATTAATAAGGGTGCCAGCACGGTTGCGCCAAACATGGCAAACACATGCTGTAACCCGAGAATAATACTTTTTCCAGCAGGCAGATATTCATCTGTTTGCACGGGTGTGGTATCGAGATTGCCTTGGTAAGGCTTAAATTTTGGAAACCACGTTTCTTTTTCTTGCATCGGCTTCCCCTCCTTGATTAGGATTGAATTGAATTAGCACATTTTGTGTGGCTCACAGTAAGAACGGTTGAAGTACATCAGCGCATTGCCTTGACTCTGGCACATGGCTTTCACCTCACAGAACAGCACGTCATGACTGCCTACGGATAAACATTGGACCACCTCGCAGTCAAAACTGACCAAGGCATCCTCAAGTACAGGTGACTGGGTCACCAGGGTTTTCCAGTTCCCCTGACTGAAACGCTCTGCCATTGGTGTTTTTCCACCAAACAGATTGGAAAGATGTTGTTGATGTGATGCCAAAGTATTCACACACAACACCTGATTCTTTTTAAAGGTTTCATAGACTGACGCAGAACGGTTCAGGCACACCAGCAACGTTGGTGGTGTATCCGTCACGCTACATACGGCCGAAGCGGTAAATCCAGCCATTCCTGCATCGCCTTGCGTGGTAATCACATTCACCGCAGCACCCAGATTGGACATGCCCTGACGGAAAATCTGCTGATCGACTTGGGTAAAGATGTCACCCGATGAATTAGTCGCCAAAACCTTATTTAATGCGTTATTTTCTGCAACTGTCTCTGTGATGATTTTAGATAGTTTGGCATTCATGCTGTTCTCCTGACCCCAAGTCAATATTCAGTTTCAGACCTGGGGCATCTAGTAATGAGATTGAATCAGGTGGATCGGCTTATACATGGGCAATCGAAGCAATTTCAACTAGCGCATCAGGTTTGACCAAACCTGTCTGTACGCAATACCGTGCCGGCTTATCTCCCGGGAAATACTCTGCATAAACTGCATTAATCGCAGCATAATCTGCCCAGTCTTTGACAAAGACATGGTTAAAGGTTACGTCATCCATACTGCCTCCCGCTTCCTCAATCACACGCTTGATGGTTTCCAGAATATGACGGGTCTGTGCTGCGGCATCACCGACATGCACCACATTATTATTTTCATCAAAAGCTAATGTACCGGATACATACACAATATTGTCTGCCTTGGTTGCCGGTACATACGGTGCTAATGGTTTCGATGTTCCTGCTGGAATAATGATTTCTTTAGGCATACTATTTTTTCCTTAATTCTGTTCTTTAATTCTTTATGCGCTTACAGCCAAATTAGTTTCTTTTAGTGACTCACTTTCTTTTTGAAAGGTCTCTACAAAATTTGCAGTATCTGACACCCAGCCAAAGAAAGTCTTAATGTTATACAGACTGGCTTCATGCGCTTCGACTGGACCTGCCTGATGGCAGGCATCAGCAAGGGCTACACCGAAATACTCCAAGAAGAAGCCATCACGTAGCGTTGATTCCACACACACGTTGGTGGCAATTCCGACAAAGACCAGATTGCGAATACCTCGGACACGCAACATGCTGTCCAACGCAGTATGAAAGAAACCGCTATAACGTGGCTTTTCAATGACCAGATCCTGTGGCAGTGGCTTTAACTCATCAATCAGCTCAAAATCCCAACCGCCTTTTGCTAACAATTGTCCCTGTAATTCAGGACGTTTACGCATAGTCTTTAAGGCATTGGATTTATGGAAGTTTGGAGAGTCGGTACCACCTGCTTCCTTATATTCGGCATCCCAGCCATTTTTGAAATAAATCACCTGAATACCGGCTGCATGCGCTACATCAACGGCCTTTTTAATATTTTCTACTACTGGCCTGGTCTTTGAAACATCAAAGCCCGCCAGATCCAGATAGCCACCCTGTGAGGTATAAGCATTCTGCATATCAATCACAATCAAGGCAGTCTGTTCTGGTGCAAGACAAATCGCTTCTGGTTCCGCTTTAAGCGTTTTCCCTGTGCCGAGTTTTTCCGTAAAACCGGCTGTTACCACTGATTCACTCATGCGCTTTTCTCCAGAACCGGTGTTGCACCTTCAATGACAATATGATCACGACATTTCATTAGCGGCTGGATTTTTTGACCGAAATCTTCAACCCCTTGAATAAAATCATCAAACGTCAGTAGTACGCCTTCCGTACCTTTGATCTCGCCAATTTCATCCAACATTCGTGCCACATTTTCATAAGAACCCACCAGCGTACCCATATTAATATTCACTGGAGATACGCTAGAAGCCATTTGACGGATATTGGTATCTGTCCCGGAAGTGGTATCTTTACCGCCCTGATTCATCAGCCAGTTAATCGCTTCCATGTCGGCACCGTCGTTATAGTGCTGCCATTTGGCTTGCGCTTCTTCATCGGTTTCTGCAGCAATCACCATAAACAGCACATAAGTCTGTACATCACGGCCAGTTACATCTGTTTTTTCTTTCAGGCGGTCATTAATTTCTGCATAAGCTGTTGGAGTATTCAGACCTTTGCCAAATACGAAGTTATAGTCGGCATATTGTGCAGAAAACTCTAAACCTGCATCCGACTGGCCTGCGCAGATAATTTTCATATCCGCTTGTGGACGTGGGCTCACACGGCAGTCTTCCATCTGGAAATGTTCGCCTTTAAAGTCTGATTTACCCGTCGCCCAAAGTTCACGCAGAATTTGTACATATTCAGACAGGTATTCATAGCGCTTGCCAAAATAATCATTACCTGGCCACATGCCCATTTGGGTATATTCAGGTGGCTGCCAGCCGGTCACCACATTCAGACCAAAACGGCCATTTGAAATTGAATCAATCGTAGAAGCCATACGCGCGACAATTGCAGGTGGCATTACCAGCGTTGCTGCTGTTGCGAAAATTTTAATTTTGCTGGTAACAGCCGCAAGGCCTGCCATTAAGGTAAACGTTTCCAAGTTATGTTCCCAGAATTCAGTCTTGCCACCAAAGCCACGCAGCTTGACCATAGAAAGTGCGAAATCGAAACCATAGTGCTCAGCGCGCTGTACGATTTGTTTGTTTAACTCAAAAGTCGGCATGTACTGCGGTGCATTTTCAGAGAGTAACCAGCCATTATTTCCGATTGGACAGAAGACACCTATTTTCATTTTCACACCTCATTATTTTTAACACTTATTCAAAATTCTGATTCCACTTCGGGAACTTTATCTACAAGATAAACATTGCAAAGCGTATGCCAACTATTTTTAATTAAAATATTTCAAATACTTAATATTTTATTTTTTGAATCTTTAGTAAAATAACTGTTTTTAATCATGGATCAATTTTGTTCACTATGTTTCATTCAAGTGCATCTCTACAGATCACTACTTTTCTTTTTCATGTATAAATTCATGGTAAGAATCACTGGAATGTCATAAAAAACATTAATTAGAAAAAATAAAAAACCAGACACTAGGTCTGGTTTTTAAAAAATCTTCAAACTAAGGGGAGATCAGGAATGAAAGGATTAGTTGATTCACCTGATCTGTCACAGTCACAGTAGATGCATGTGCACCTGTAGCAAGCAAACTGAGGTGACTATGAGGCAAGCATTGCTGTAACTGTTGTGAACGCTGATAAGGCACCAGGAAATCATCCTGATTGGCAATCAGATGTACAGAAACATCTTTGAGTGCCTGTTGATATTCTGTTTCCAGTTTAAAGGCCTGTACAGCTTGTAAGCGTGCCAAGACATTTTGAATCGGTGGGAAATCTAAGAGCTGCTTGTTCTCTGCTTCAGTTAACTGATCAATATGGGTTGAGATCCACTGCGGCGGATAAAGAAACAAAGCCTGTGCTCTCACATATGCCTCTGCCCCGCTATTCACCAATAACGAAGTCCGTGCCTCGAAACATTTCTGCGTATGGGCATCCAGCTCTCCCCAAGCATTTAACATGGTCAGACTGAGCAGCTTAAACTTTCTTTCAGCCTGATAGATCGCCAGTTGCATGCCGATATGTCCGCCCAGCGCATGCCCGATAAAATGAAATTCTCGGATATCTTTAGTAATTAATAAATCCAGAACCTGCCGGGCCATATGATCTATGGAATAAGGCGTGGGCAAGAGTTCAGAGTTCGAATGACAGCCTTCCTGATCATAAGTGACTACATGAAAATATTGCTGCAAGGCTTGGATTTGCGGATTCCAAAAACTGGCGTGACCACCTAATCCGGAAGAAAGCACCACATAAGGTACATCTACCTGTGCTGCAGGATGAATAAATAAAGACATAAAACTCTCATATTCGAACTATGAGAGGAATGCAGCAAGATATATGCCTGAATAGGAGTATTTTTGAACAATTGATAAAATTATAGCCAGTAGACATTAAAGCTATAATAAAATTCCTGCACTTCAAAGCGCACGTTATAACCAAGCTCAGTCAGCTCTGCCGATAGACCTCGAATCTCTTCTAAGGGTAAATGTTTGGGAAATACCGTCAGCACAGCGGTATTGCCTAGTCGGGCATTGTCTTCAATCAATTGAGCCAAACGTGGCTTAAACATATCAATATTTATATTGGCTACATCAGATAAAATTTTGGCTTGATCTGCACTCATAAAACTCATTGTTCTTTACTCTTTTTTTGATTTTATTCAATGAAGGTAAATGATTTAAATCACATAAAATATGCTTATTTTGTAATCAAAAAATAGAAGTTAACCATAAAAAATCCCTCACTAGGAGGGATTTTTTATTCAAACATTTTAAAGTTTATTCTGGTAAAGGAATATATTGTGATGATGCATTTTGCTGCTGTTGTTGACGCTCGCCCACCACCACATTCAGATCCAGTTTTTTGCCTGCACGTTCTACCTCAATCATAATCTTGCTACCTGGAGCCTGTAACGCTACATAGTTGATCAGATGTGATGCAGAAGTAATCTGTTCATCATTCACCTTGATGATCTTGTCACCACGCTGAATACCCGCTTTGGCTGAAGGACCATTTGGCAATACCTCTGCCACAGTTACACCCTGTTCCGATGGTTTCATCACGTCATTACGTTGTGGTGGCAATAAGCTGATACCCAACCAGCCACGGACAACACGACCATCTTTAAGAATGGCATTCATGATCTGCTGACAGACTTTAGCTGGAATCGCAAAACCGATGCCTAATGAACCACCAGACTGAGAGAAAATTGCAGTATTCACCCCAATCAGATTCCCTGAAACGTCAATCAATGCACCACCCGAGTTACCTGGGTTAATTGCTGCATCCGTTTGTACAAAGTCTTCATAGGTATTGATGCCGAGATCAGAACGACCTGTCGCAGAGATAATACCCTGAGTCACAGTTTGACCAACACCAAACGGATTACCAATTGCAAGGACTACATCACCCACTTCATTGCCACTCAGTTTAAATGGCAATACTGGAAGTTTATCCAGCTCAATCTTGATCACCGCCAGGTCGGTATCTGGGTCAGTCCCAATCACTTTTGCCTCAGCACGACGGCCATCATTCAACGCCACAATGATCTGGTCAGCCTGTGCAATCACATGATTATTCGTCAGAATATAACCATCTGCACGTACAATTACCCCTGAACCCAGGCTATTTTCATTTGGGCCTTGAGAAAACTGTTCTGGTAATTGATCACCAAAGAATTCACGGAAGACTGGATCGTTGAGTAAAGGATTATCCTGCTTCTTCACTTTCTGTGTGGTAAAGATATTCACTACAGCCGGTGCAGCGACTTTAACCGCAGCACTGTAAGAAACCACTCCGCCAGCACGTGAAGTATCCAATAATGGTTCAACTTTTTCAGCAGGCATTTTGACGCCATCTGGCGCGACAGGTGCTTTTGGTTTTTGCAACTGTTGCCAACCTAGAAAGACGATGATCACTAAGATCAGCAACACCCAAGGTAACCATGTAAAGGTCCGACGCACTTTATTATCCTCTGACAATATTTTTAATTTATTGATGACTAAGCAATTTGTGCTCTATTGTAAAGCTAAACACAAAACTAAACATAAAAAAAGCAAAAGAGATTTGTGCTGCTTTAGTTACAATTCAAAATATGTTTTGATGATGACAATTTAAAGGTTTAAAGAGAAATTTTATGGCCAAATTGCAGGACATTATTCCATGGTGTGACCAGACCCTAGCTGCGCATGAATTCAAAGACTATGCACCAAATGGCTTACAGATTGAAGGCCGCTCTGAAGTCAATAAAATTCTGTGTGCTGTGACTGCTTCTCAAGGGGCCATTGAAGCCGCAATTGCCCAAGGTGCGGATCTTTTACTGGTGCATCATGGCTATTTCTGGAAAGGCGAACCCTACCCAATTACCGGGATGCGTGGTAAACGGATTAAGACTTTGATTCAGAATGATATCTCACTGGTCGGCTATCATCTGCCTTTAGATAGTCATCCAACTCTGGGAAATAATGCTGCGATTGCTGGCTTATTAGAACTTGAGAATATTGAACAGCTAGATCCAAATGAACGACGTCCAATTGGCAATATTGGTTATTTAAAGCAAGCCATGACACCAGATCAATTTAAGGCCTACGTTTCAGAAAAGCTGGGCTTTGATGCGATTCATCTGCCAGCCGATAAAACTGAAATTCGTAAAGTCGGATTCTGTACGGGCGGTGCACAGGATTATATTCAAAAAGCTGCGGCACAGAACTGTGATGCTTATATTTCGGGTGAAGTCTCAGAACGTACCTTCTACGAAGCTCAGGAACTGGATGTGCATTATTATGCCTGTGGTCATCATGCGACTGAAAAATATGGTGTTCAACGCCTTGCAAAAGCTATTTCACAGCAGTTCAATATTGAGTATAGTTATTTCGAATTAAACAATCCGATTTAATTTCATCTGACGGTATTTGACAGCGGCTTTATACGTATAATTTCAGGCTTTATTCTGTATTCTTATTTATCTGTAATGCGCATTTCGGCCTGTTTTTCTATTACAATAACGCCACTTACTGTCAAAACCCAGCAAAATGCAAGGAATTGAAAACATGACAACCATTACTTTACCAGCATTACCTTACGGCTACGAAGATCTTGCTCCACACATCAGCAAAGAAACTTTAGAATACCACCACGACAAACACCACAATACTTACGTGGTTAACCTGAACAACCTGATCGCTGGTACTGAGCTTGAAGGCAAAACTCTAGAAGAAATCATCCTGGCTTCTGCTGGTGATTCATCTAAAGCAGGTGTTTTCAACAACGCTGCTCAAGTATGGAACCACACTTTCTACTGGAACTGTTTGACTAAAAACGGTGGCGGTAAAGCTACTGGCGCTTTGGCTGCTAAAATTGACGAAGCTTTCGGTTCTTACGAAAAATTCGCTGAAGAATTCGCAACTGCTGCTGCGACTCAATTCGGTTCAGGTTGGGCTTGGTTAGTTGCTGACGAAGTAAACGGCAACCTTTCTATCCTTAAAACTTCAAATGCTGACACTCCAATGGCGCACGGTAAAATTGCTGTGTTGACTATCGATGTTTGGGAACACGCTTACTACATCGACTACCGTAACGCTCGTCCTAAATACATCTCTACTTTCCTAGAAAGCCTAGTGAACTGGGACTACGCAAACGCGAAATATGCAGGTCAAGCTGCTGGTGTTGAGAAATAATCTTTTATTTCAAAGCCTAAAAAATCACCCTTCATGGGTGATTTTTTTATTTTTAAGTCCTAAACGCATATTAATAAAGCAAACGTTTCATTTCTTTCAATTAATTGGTTGACGACCTTTCGTTTCCTCCCTAAAATGCGCATCAGATTCTCCAATAGCTCAGTCGGTAGAGCGACGGACTGTTAATCCGCAGGTCCCTGGTTCGAGCCCAGGTTGGAGAGCCAATCTATTCTCCCATAGCTCAGTCGGTAGAGCGACGGACTGTTAATCCGCAGGTCCCTGGTTCGAGCCCAGGTGGGAGAGCCAAGATTCTGAAAAACCCACTCAATACGAAGTGGGTTTTTTTATATCTGCTTAAACAGTTAATTCAAACTCTTAACCCACAAAATTCTAAAAGAATAATAATCAAATTAGAGAGCATAAAAATATACTTTCAAGTCCCATCTATCCCTACAAAAAAGACTTAAAATTCAAACAAATTAAAACCTTTTCAAAGCCACCACATCGCTTTAGCTTATTTTTAAATCACTCAAACAGGATTTATAGAATTTTTCACAAAAGTTCCTTGACCCCTTTCAAAATCTCTCTATAATCGCTGTCAGATTCTCCAATAGCTCAGTCGGTAGAGCGACGGACTGTTAATCCGCAGGTCCCTGGTTCGAGCCCAGGTTGGAGAGCCAATCTATTCTCCCATAGCTCAGTCGGTAGAGCGACGGACTGTTAATCCGCAGGTCCCTGGTTCGAGCCCAGGTGGGAGAGCCAAGATTCTCGAAGAACCCACTCATTATGAAGTGGGTTTTTTATTTGTCCTAAGTTCTGCTGTGTTTCATTTGAGTCAGATTATTTTCTTTGTGATTGGCTGTCTGGCAAGTTTTGCCTTATTTTGCCTGCTCTTCCCACATCTATTTACCCGTCAGCAAAAATTCTATCCCAAGCGTGTGATTACTGTCTTTGAAAGTAAGATGTTCACTCGCCTGAAAGATGCCTTTCCTCATCATCATATTTTGGCACAAGTTGCGTTTAGTGCTTTGATCACCCATGACCAGATGAAAATGCGCAGTAAATTTAATCGCAAAGTGACGGACTTTGTGGTGATGGATCGGGAATATAATGTGATTGCGATTGTGGAGCTTGATGATCCAACTCACATAGGCAAAGAAAAAGAAGATGCAGAACGCGATGCCATGCTGATTGCTGCGGGTTATACGGTTGTCCGATACACTGAAATTCCAAGTATCAGACAATTGCAACGCGATTTAAGATAATAACTTTCCAATAAAAGTCTTATTGTGCGGTGCTGGCTTCAGATGCCGCCTGCCCATCCACTTCAGTATTCACTTGCTGTTCTGATGCCTGTTTTTTCTCAGCCTCTTCACGCGCTTTAATCCGAGCAATCATTTCGGCTTGCTGCTGTTTATATTTCTCTTGATTTCAGCATCACTGTTCACGGCTAGAAAAGCCATACTGACTAGAAGAATTGGAATACATAAAGCAAGCGTACCAAAGATCAATAGTTTTTTGATGCTGCGGGGCTGTGGCTGCTCAGACATAACAAACCTATTTATTCATATCATTTATATTTCGCCACCACTATAGCAAATTCAAATCATTGCTCAAGGCTTGAATAGGATATAAAAAAGGAGCCAAAGCTCCTTTTATGGATGTTATTTATTCTGACATTAAGTCATCTACCTTATCGGCAATGCTGCCAATATTTCGAGTCATAATCGTTTGATGATTAGCCTCAGGATCAAGAATCAGATCTTCTTGTTCGATCTCCGCACCCACTTGTAAAAGTTGCGGGAATAATTTGGTAACCGTTATAAAAGCTGGCACAGTCGTATCCATCTCACCCTGGAATACATATACACGTTTTGGAATTGGCTTTTGCCCTGGTTGATTCTTATCTAAATATTCTTTAACGTCGTCATCCAGATTAAATTCAGGCTGCAGAGCCTGATAAGTCGCATAAGTTCCACCCTCCTTATCAATATAAGATTGGATATCATCTCTAAATCCTTTAGCCACTTGTGGGGAACACTCAATTTCAGCTGCCTGTGCCAAAGGCACTTTAGTATTCAAGAAGGCTTGGTTATATTGGAATGCTGGTTTTTCTGCCTTAATTCCCGAACTAACGATTGCTGCATAACCATAGAGCGTTCCGGCGATCTGTTTAGCAGCCTCAATAGCTTCCGGTGTTCCTGGACTCGCCACATTATTTGCGACGCCCATCCCATATTGCAAGGTATCTACTAAGTAGGATGCAGGAGCAATCGCTACAGCGCCTTTATAGTCAAAATTAGCAAGCTTAGTGCTATATTCTGCTGCCGCCAATGCTGCATGTCCACCTTGTGACCAACCTACCACACTCCATTCATTTGCTAAAACATTGCCATAATATTTTTTGGCTTCACTTACCGCAGACAGAATCGAGTTTGCAGCACTTTCTAAATGCAGATATGGATGCGGTTCATTATCATTACCCAGACCTTCATAATCTGGTGCAATTACGGCATAGCCACGCTCAACCAACTTCATCACCAGTGCTTTTTCTTCACCAGTCAATGGTAATCGTGAAGGAGCGCATTTATCTGCAGCGCCTGTAGTACCATGCGCCCAAACTACAATCGGCCAACCACCCATAGGTGGCGTTCCTTTAGGTGTAAACACTAAAGTCGTGGCACGTATATTTTTACCCTGTACGCTCTCCATGTTGTAAGTAAAGATATCGTGTCGATCTACAACAGTTCTTACCTCATCATCAACCGTATAAGTTTTTACTGGATTAAAACCTACAAATTTATCATCGTCATCATCATTACATGCTGTCATTAGCAATGTCATTGAACATATAACTGCTAGGCCGGTCTTTTTAAAACCATTTTTCATTATGCTATTCATCTTCTAGTCCCTTATGTTTTTTATATTTTCATGAAGCAAATTTGAATTAATCATAAAAAAAAGCACCCTTATAGGATGCTTTTGTTATAAATCGACAGGTTGCAGTTACAAAAATGCGGCGAAGATTCCTAGGAAAATCATCATCCCAACCCAACGGTTATGCCGAAAAGCCCAGAAACAGCGTTGCGGATCCTTATCTCTTGTTTTTGACCATTGGTAAATAAAATCAGTTGCTACTGCGATTAAGCCAATTAAACCGAATGGAACAAGTAGGTCTTCAATCCATAGGGCCGCACCGATCAGAACGAGACTGATTACCTGCAATAAACTAATAATCTGAATATCGTGCTGACCAAATAAAATCGCAGTCGATTTAACTCCAATCTTCAAATCATATTCACGATCGGTAATCGCATATTGCGTGTCATAAGCCACGGTCCAAGCC encodes:
- the rutF gene encoding NADH-dependent FMN reductase RutF codes for the protein MATNSSGDIFTQVDQQIFRQGMSNLGAAVNVITTQGDAGMAGFTASAVCSVTDTPPTLLVCLNRSASVYETFKKNQVLCVNTLASHQQHLSNLFGGKTPMAERFSQGNWKTLVTQSPVLEDALVSFDCEVVQCLSVGSHDVLFCEVKAMCQSQGNALMYFNRSYCEPHKMC
- the rutC gene encoding pyrimidine utilization protein C → MPKEIIIPAGTSKPLAPYVPATKADNIVYVSGTLAFDENNNVVHVGDAAAQTRHILETIKRVIEEAGGSMDDVTFNHVFVKDWADYAAINAVYAEYFPGDKPARYCVQTGLVKPDALVEIASIAHV
- the rutB gene encoding pyrimidine utilization protein B, with product MSESVVTAGFTEKLGTGKTLKAEPEAICLAPEQTALIVIDMQNAYTSQGGYLDLAGFDVSKTRPVVENIKKAVDVAHAAGIQVIYFKNGWDAEYKEAGGTDSPNFHKSNALKTMRKRPELQGQLLAKGGWDFELIDELKPLPQDLVIEKPRYSGFFHTALDSMLRVRGIRNLVFVGIATNVCVESTLRDGFFLEYFGVALADACHQAGPVEAHEASLYNIKTFFGWVSDTANFVETFQKESESLKETNLAVSA
- the rutA gene encoding pyrimidine utilization protein A, which translates into the protein MKIGVFCPIGNNGWLLSENAPQYMPTFELNKQIVQRAEHYGFDFALSMVKLRGFGGKTEFWEHNLETFTLMAGLAAVTSKIKIFATAATLVMPPAIVARMASTIDSISNGRFGLNVVTGWQPPEYTQMGMWPGNDYFGKRYEYLSEYVQILRELWATGKSDFKGEHFQMEDCRVSPRPQADMKIICAGQSDAGLEFSAQYADYNFVFGKGLNTPTAYAEINDRLKEKTDVTGRDVQTYVLFMVIAAETDEEAQAKWQHYNDGADMEAINWLMNQGGKDTTSGTDTNIRQMASSVSPVNINMGTLVGSYENVARMLDEIGEIKGTEGVLLTFDDFIQGVEDFGQKIQPLMKCRDHIVIEGATPVLEKSA
- the rutD gene encoding pyrimidine utilization protein D, with translation MSLFIHPAAQVDVPYVVLSSGLGGHASFWNPQIQALQQYFHVVTYDQEGCHSNSELLPTPYSIDHMARQVLDLLITKDIREFHFIGHALGGHIGMQLAIYQAERKFKLLSLTMLNAWGELDAHTQKCFEARTSLLVNSGAEAYVRAQALFLYPPQWISTHIDQLTEAENKQLLDFPPIQNVLARLQAVQAFKLETEYQQALKDVSVHLIANQDDFLVPYQRSQQLQQCLPHSHLSLLATGAHASTVTVTDQVNQLILSFLISP
- a CDS encoding trypsin-like peptidase domain-containing protein, encoding MRRTFTWLPWVLLILVIIVFLGWQQLQKPKAPVAPDGVKMPAEKVEPLLDTSRAGGVVSYSAAVKVAAPAVVNIFTTQKVKKQDNPLLNDPVFREFFGDQLPEQFSQGPNENSLGSGVIVRADGYILTNNHVIAQADQIIVALNDGRRAEAKVIGTDPDTDLAVIKIELDKLPVLPFKLSGNEVGDVVLAIGNPFGVGQTVTQGIISATGRSDLGINTYEDFVQTDAAINPGNSGGALIDVSGNLIGVNTAIFSQSGGSLGIGFAIPAKVCQQIMNAILKDGRVVRGWLGISLLPPQRNDVMKPSEQGVTVAEVLPNGPSAKAGIQRGDKIIKVNDEQITSASHLINYVALQAPGSKIMIEVERAGKKLDLNVVVGERQQQQQNASSQYIPLPE
- a CDS encoding Nif3-like dinuclear metal center hexameric protein; this translates as MAKLQDIIPWCDQTLAAHEFKDYAPNGLQIEGRSEVNKILCAVTASQGAIEAAIAQGADLLLVHHGYFWKGEPYPITGMRGKRIKTLIQNDISLVGYHLPLDSHPTLGNNAAIAGLLELENIEQLDPNERRPIGNIGYLKQAMTPDQFKAYVSEKLGFDAIHLPADKTEIRKVGFCTGGAQDYIQKAAAQNCDAYISGEVSERTFYEAQELDVHYYACGHHATEKYGVQRLAKAISQQFNIEYSYFELNNPI
- a CDS encoding superoxide dismutase; translation: MTTITLPALPYGYEDLAPHISKETLEYHHDKHHNTYVVNLNNLIAGTELEGKTLEEIILASAGDSSKAGVFNNAAQVWNHTFYWNCLTKNGGGKATGALAAKIDEAFGSYEKFAEEFATAAATQFGSGWAWLVADEVNGNLSILKTSNADTPMAHGKIAVLTIDVWEHAYYIDYRNARPKYISTFLESLVNWDYANAKYAGQAAGVEK
- a CDS encoding DUF2726 domain-containing protein gives rise to the protein MFHLSQIIFFVIGCLASFALFCLLFPHLFTRQQKFYPKRVITVFESKMFTRLKDAFPHHHILAQVAFSALITHDQMKMRSKFNRKVTDFVVMDREYNVIAIVELDDPTHIGKEKEDAERDAMLIAAGYTVVRYTEIPSIRQLQRDLR
- a CDS encoding alpha/beta hydrolase, coding for MTACNDDDDDKFVGFNPVKTYTVDDEVRTVVDRHDIFTYNMESVQGKNIRATTLVFTPKGTPPMGGWPIVVWAHGTTGAADKCAPSRLPLTGEEKALVMKLVERGYAVIAPDYEGLGNDNEPHPYLHLESAANSILSAVSEAKKYYGNVLANEWSVVGWSQGGHAALAAAEYSTKLANFDYKGAVAIAPASYLVDTLQYGMGVANNVASPGTPEAIEAAKQIAGTLYGYAAIVSSGIKAEKPAFQYNQAFLNTKVPLAQAAEIECSPQVAKGFRDDIQSYIDKEGGTYATYQALQPEFNLDDDVKEYLDKNQPGQKPIPKRVYVFQGEMDTTVPAFITVTKLFPQLLQVGAEIEQEDLILDPEANHQTIMTRNIGSIADKVDDLMSE